The SAR324 cluster bacterium genome segment TCACGATGACGAGGGGTATCACGATGACGAGAGGTATCACGATGACGAGGGGCATCACGATGACGAGGGGCACGATCACAACCACGGCATTTTTGACCCACATGCCTGGCAAAGTCCTCGTGCTGCAGTTACGTATGTGAACAACATCACTAGTTCACTAGCCCAAAACGATCCTTCGAACGCTTCTGTCTTCTATCTCAACCGTGAAGCTTATGTTTCTGAGATTCAAGCCCTAGATGAAGAGATTCAACGGATGGTTAATACTCTCTCAAGCGATCACAGAATTGTCATAACGAGTCATGACGCTTTAAAGTATTTTGGCAAGGCGTATGGGCTTAGCTTTCTCGCACCTCAAGGACTTAGTACTGAATCAGAAGCCTCCGCAAAGGAAGTTGCAGGTCTGATTAGGCAGATACGAAAAGAGGGGATCAAAGCTGTTTTCGTGGAGAACATAGCTGACTCGCGTCTAATCGAGCAGATTGCCAACGAAACGGGAGCTAACATCGGAGGCAAACTCTATTCAGACGCACTTTCTGGTACCGATGGGCCTGCGTCTACTTACCTGGAAATGTTACGCCACAACAGTACAACTATTGTGAATGCATTAAGTGATTGAGTTGAGTCTCATTATAACACTGTGATTACTTTGATTCGATTGATCTGAAACTTTTGGACTTGCATGAAAAAATTTCTATTTGCGATTTGGATCGTTGTAATCACAGCACTCAAACATTATTAGAATCTATAGAAGGGCAATCTCTGATCTGCGACCGTTTATTTAATCTGATCTGTTGGAAAATCAAATATATTT includes the following:
- a CDS encoding metal ABC transporter substrate-binding protein, giving the protein MASRRVFIKSAIALLTLLTASTIAVQAAKPTPVVATFSILGDMVERIGGEHIAVTTLVGPDGDAHVYQPTTADARAMAEAQVLIENGLEFEGWLDRLVKASNFDGIRVVATNGIKPIPFAESEGHHDDEGYHDDERYHDDEGHHDDEGHDHNHGIFDPHAWQSPRAAVTYVNNITSSLAQNDPSNASVFYLNREAYVSEIQALDEEIQRMVNTLSSDHRIVITSHDALKYFGKAYGLSFLAPQGLSTESEASAKEVAGLIRQIRKEGIKAVFVENIADSRLIEQIANETGANIGGKLYSDALSGTDGPASTYLEMLRHNSTTIVNALSD